From Parasteatoda tepidariorum isolate YZ-2023 chromosome 1, CAS_Ptep_4.0, whole genome shotgun sequence, one genomic window encodes:
- the LOC139426403 gene encoding uncharacterized protein has product MPKLLEELLKLKRVVKSKVTRVTNSISDLLQDTELNVEHSDICLRQISELNLEVLDLFKDILVVCDEENYSDYETELFHLLNKLDSFELSLKKRNSNLTNAQSQTSAVAETPKAYINLPKLDLPTFSGDFFSRISFRDLSSATVRNNELLSDSQKLQYLKLSVKGEALSLINSIQVSDASFEKAWKALTNRYHSEVDLVYRHLDKLLTQPSLQIESAKCLRKLLNLSTACLDNLRILNQQVDNWDSILVYSLRRKIENASLKEWELSQTKGKMPTFEEFRSFLEMRARALLSTNMLLQIPKVRVEKAKIFKTQISPTKLECCIFCESLHSIYRCEKFLAKSVQERKLPFLK; this is encoded by the coding sequence ATGccaaaattattagaagagcTACTTAAGCTGAAAAGAGTAGTTAAAAGTAAAGTTACTAGGGTAACTAATTCTATTTCTGACTTGTTGCAAGATACTGAACTTAACGTGGAACATTCTGATATTTGTTTACGTCAAATAAGTGAACTCAATTTGGAAGTTTTGGATCTTTTCAAAGACATCTTAGTTGTTTGCGACGaagaaaattattcagattACGAAACTGAGCTTTTCCACTTACTGAATAAATTAGATAGTTTTGAATTGTCTTTAAAGAAACGAAATAGTAATTTGACGAACGCACAATCTCAAACTTCGGCTGTAGCTGAAACTCCAAAGGCTTACATCAATCTTCCAAAGCTGGACTTACCTACTTTTtcaggtgattttttttctaggatATCGTTTCGAGATTTATCTTCAGCTACTGTACgcaataatgaattattatcgGATTCTCAAAAATTGCAATATCTGAAATTATCAGTTAAAGGCGAAGCACTATCGTTAATCAATTCTATACAAGTTTCAGATGCAAGCTTTGAAAAAGCGTGGAAAGCACTTACTAATAGGTATCACAGTGAAGTCGACTTAGTTTATCGTCATTTAGATAAGTTACTCACGCAACCCAGTTTGCAAATTGAATCAGCTAAATGTTTAAGGAAACTTCTGAATTTATCAACTGCATGCTTAGACAACTTACGAATTTTAAACCAACAGGTTGATAATTGGGATTCAATCTTGGTTTATTCATTAAGAAGGAAAATTGAGAACGCCTCATTAAAAGAATGGGAATTATCACAGACGAAAGGAAAGATGCCGACTTTTGAAGAATTTCGGTCTTTCTTAGAAATGAGGGCACGCGCTCTTCTATCGACAAACATGCTACTTCAAATACCGAAAGTGAGAGTTGAGAAAGCGAAGATTTTCAAAACTCAAATTTCCCCAACTAAATTGGAATGTTGCATATTCTGCGAGAGTTTACATAGTATCTATAGATGTGAAAAGTTTCTTGCTAAATCAGTTCAAGAAAGAAAACttccgtttttaaaataa
- the LOC107442662 gene encoding cytolytic toxin-alpha-like — protein sequence MSTTIMMYVIPMLLGQSYDLGKERPGLQIFPSDVEEDAVKIEHYFTDSQYRMVENAAQVKDFLDISGKLSLKIKSGMLDVSGEGHYLKDSSSKTNGMEILVKVHFETVTKTIPSFVKPKTGWTLYPRNYLGTHYCRSITYGGDLVASIRITATNNYDLLRIKGAINGGINAGGGSFEGNVKGKLEMLKQNAQDSSSMEINYYATVPIQGVSYDVDGLLKLIDEFPEHVKNVNNGTGNPLRMELFPLSSLDTNYPAFFESRALNDQLDDLETQFDDLLETRRKLQHFIASLPPVTPKSVDEKIKKFNDKVNKVYEIYAKTISDLDLSEGAPTKYIDDTFVAYKDGEYIFPQKYARHLASLQKEIYDEHPELRPRIGGADFIRWGYNECTTFETETFISGVMATSELVQEGGSSEFMCSTVDPVEINPKSYFPGYPGKDDPDEHLLVSPIRYQGELKKFSSMKDKPIACAQCRATLLTTVLVVMANNSCPTDKWTKEYEGILMAPGFYSSKGEYVCVDVNMKSPDKTIKFGNSEDSRLPEVKEVTVECGSLPCEPYEANKPIPCVVCTI from the exons ATGTCTACTACAATAATGATGTACGTCATCCCGATGTTATTGGGACAATCTTATGATTTAGGAAAAGAGAGACCAGGCCTACAAATATTTCCTTCTGATGTTGAGGAAGATGCTGTG aaaatagaaCATTATTTTACTGACTCTCAATACAGGATGGTTGAAAATGCTGCCCAAGTAAAAGATTTCTTAGACATTAGTGGAAAGTTATCTCTCAAAATTAAATCTGGCATGTTGGATGTGAGTGGGGAAGGACACTATTTAAAAGACAGCTCATCTAAAACAAACGGAATGGAAATATTGGTGAAAGTGCATTTTGAAACG GTGACAAAAACCATTCCATCGTTCGTAAAACCTAAAACTGGATGGACATTGTATCCTCGTAATTATTTGGGTACTCATTATTGTAGAAGTATAACATATGGGGGTGATTTAGTTGCTTCTATCCGTATCACTGCTACGAATAACTACGATCTTTTACGCATCAAAGGAGCCATCAATGGTGGCATAAATGCTGGCGGAGGATCATTTGAAGGAAATGTGAAAG GTAAACTTGAAATGTTGAAACAAAATGCACAGGACAGCAGTTCAATGGAAATCAACTATTATGCAACTGTACCAATCCAGGGTGTGTCCTATGACGTAGATGGACTTTTAAAACTCATCGATGAATTTCCTGAACatgttaaaaatgtcaacaatggAACTGGGAATCCACTCAGAATGGAATTGTTTCCTTTAAGCTCCCTGGATACAAACTATCCCGCTTTTTTCGAAAGCAG agCATTAAACGATCAGTTGGATGACTTGGAAACTCAGTTTGACGATTTGTTGGAAACTAGGCGCAAACTGCAACATTTTATTGCATCATTACCTCCCGTGACTCCCAAAAGCGTGGatgaaaaa ATTAAAAAGTTCAATGATAAGGTGAATAAGGTGTATGAGATTTATGCAAAGACAATTAGCGATCTTGACCTGTCAGAAGGAGCACCCACGAAATACATTGATGATACCTTTGTAGCTTATAAAGACGGTGAATATATTTTCCCTCAAAAGTATGCAAGACACCTGGCTTCATTACAAAAAGAGATT tatgaTGAACATCCAG AACTAAGACCAAGAATTGGGGGTGCTGATTTCATCAGATGGGGATATAATGAGTGTACTACTTTTGAAACTGAAACATTCATTTCGGGAGTAATGGCAACATCAGAACTTGTGCAAGAAGGTGGATCAAGTGAGTTTATGTGCTCTACAGTTGATCCAGTTGAGATAAATCCCAAAAGTTATTTCCCAGGATATCCAGGCAAAGATGATCCAGACGAGCATTTATTAGTCAGTCCAATCAg ataccaaggagaactaaaaaaatttagctctATGAAGGATAAGCCAATAGCATGTGCTCAGTGTCGAGCAACTTTACTAACCACTGTTCTAGTGGTGATGGCTAACAATTCCTGCCCAACAGATAAATGGACAAAGGAATATGAAGGCATTCTCATGGCTCCTGGTTTTTATAGTTCAAAAGGTGAATATGTCTGTGTGGACGTAAACATGAAGAGCCCAGACAAAACAATAAAGTTCGGAAATTCAGAGGATTCTCGATTACCTGAAGTAAAAGAAGTTACAGTTGAATGTGGTTCTTTGCCATGTGAACCCTATGAAGCAAACAAACCGATTCCCTGTGTTGTTTGCACTATTTAA